A single Tenacibaculum sp. 190524A02b DNA region contains:
- the rfbB gene encoding dTDP-glucose 4,6-dehydratase, translated as MKNILITGGAGFIGSHVVRLFVNTYPDYNIINLDALTYAGNLANLKDLEDKPNYRFVKADICDYKKIEDIFTEHDIDGVIHLAAESHVDRSIKDPFSFAQTNVMGTLSLLQAAKNKWNGKFEGKLFYHVSTDEVYGSLGEDGFFTEETAYDPHSPYSASKASSDHFVRAFHDTYGLPVVISNCSNNYGSYQFPEKLIPLFINNICNNKPLPVYGKGENVRDWLFVNDHARAIDVIFHRGKLGDTYNIGGFNEWKNIDLIKVIIKTVDKLLGRTEGTSESLIAYVTDRAGHDYRYAIDSTKLKDELGWEPSLQFEEGIEKTVKWYLDNEDWVKNVTSGNYQKYYQDMYES; from the coding sequence ATGAAGAATATATTAATTACTGGAGGAGCAGGGTTTATTGGATCGCATGTAGTACGATTATTTGTTAATACGTATCCTGATTATAATATTATAAATTTAGATGCTTTAACTTATGCAGGTAACTTGGCTAATCTAAAAGATTTAGAAGATAAACCTAACTATCGTTTTGTAAAAGCAGATATTTGTGATTATAAAAAAATAGAAGATATATTCACTGAGCATGATATTGATGGTGTCATACATTTAGCTGCGGAATCACATGTGGATAGGTCTATTAAAGATCCGTTTTCATTTGCTCAAACAAATGTAATGGGAACTTTAAGTTTACTACAAGCAGCTAAAAATAAATGGAATGGTAAATTTGAAGGTAAACTATTCTACCATGTTTCCACTGATGAAGTTTATGGAAGTTTAGGAGAAGATGGTTTTTTCACTGAAGAAACAGCTTATGACCCACATTCACCATATTCAGCATCTAAAGCCTCTTCTGATCATTTTGTAAGAGCATTTCATGATACATATGGCTTACCAGTAGTAATCTCTAATTGCTCTAATAATTATGGTTCGTATCAATTTCCAGAGAAATTAATTCCTTTATTTATTAATAATATTTGTAATAACAAACCTTTACCTGTGTACGGAAAAGGAGAAAATGTTAGAGATTGGCTGTTTGTAAATGATCATGCAAGAGCCATAGATGTTATTTTTCATAGAGGGAAGCTAGGTGATACTTATAATATTGGTGGGTTTAATGAATGGAAGAATATTGATTTAATAAAAGTAATTATTAAAACAGTAGATAAACTCTTAGGAAGAACAGAAGGAACTTCTGAGAGTTTGATAGCTTACGTTACAGATAGAGCAGGGCATGATTATAGGTATGCTATAGATTCTACCAAACTAAAAGATGAATTAGGATGGGAACCTTCATTACAGTTTGAAGAAGGTATAGAGAAGACTGTAAAATGGTATTTAGACAATGAAGATTGGGTGAAAAATGTAACTAGCGGAAATTATCAAAAATATTATCAAGATATGTACGAAAGTTAG
- the rfbA gene encoding glucose-1-phosphate thymidylyltransferase RfbA, which yields MKGIILAGGSGTRLYPITKGVSKQLLPVYDKPMIYYPLSVLMLAGIKDILIISTPQDLANFENLLGSGKELGIQLSYAEQPSPDGLAQAFIIGKEFIGNDDVCLILGDNIFYGHGLPEMLKNAINNVEKEKKATVFGYYVGDPERYGVAEFDNSGNVTSIEEKPKQPKSNYAVVGLYFYPNNVVGIAENVKPSDRGELEITSVNQKYLEDKALKVELMGRGFAWLDTGTHDSLMEAGQFIETIEKRQGLKVACLEEIALYMGYIDKEQVRILAEPLKKNNYGQYLLNLTK from the coding sequence ATGAAAGGCATAATACTAGCGGGAGGATCAGGGACAAGACTATACCCTATAACAAAAGGAGTATCAAAACAACTATTACCAGTATACGATAAACCTATGATTTATTATCCATTGTCTGTATTGATGTTAGCTGGTATTAAGGATATATTGATAATTTCTACACCACAAGACTTAGCAAACTTTGAAAACCTACTAGGTTCAGGGAAAGAGTTAGGAATACAATTAAGTTATGCAGAACAACCTTCACCAGATGGATTAGCGCAAGCGTTTATTATAGGGAAAGAATTTATAGGGAATGATGATGTTTGTCTAATATTGGGAGATAATATATTTTATGGGCATGGACTACCAGAGATGTTAAAAAATGCTATTAATAATGTTGAAAAAGAAAAGAAGGCAACCGTTTTTGGATATTATGTAGGAGATCCTGAAAGATATGGTGTTGCAGAATTTGATAATTCTGGAAATGTTACTTCTATAGAAGAAAAACCAAAACAACCCAAATCTAATTATGCCGTTGTAGGGCTATATTTTTATCCAAACAATGTAGTTGGAATAGCAGAAAATGTAAAGCCATCAGATAGGGGAGAATTAGAAATTACTTCAGTAAACCAAAAGTATTTAGAAGATAAAGCATTAAAGGTTGAATTAATGGGAAGAGGTTTTGCTTGGTTAGATACTGGAACACACGATTCGTTAATGGAAGCAGGGCAGTTTATAGAGACAATTGAAAAGAGACAAGGACTAAAGGTAGCCTGCTTAGAGGAAATAGCATTATATATGGGATATATAGATAAAGAGCAAGTAAGAATACTAGCTGAGCCATTAAAGAAAAACAATTACGGTCAGTACCTTTTAAATCTTACTAAATAA
- a CDS encoding NAD-dependent epimerase/dehydratase family protein, protein MNNENLNNILISGISGFVGGNLKQYLQNAYEVIGVSRKESIDNDIISYGKLDKSSFDKSTSFIHLAGKAHDLKKNSGDKEYYEANTELTKKLFNQFLESDCKVFIYMSSVKATADVVDGVLDENHISKPVTAYGKSKLAAEEYILSKQVTNKKRVYILRPCMIHGPNNKGNLNLLYNFVEKGIPYPFGKYENQRSFLSVENLCFLIRELIENDQIPGGVYNVADDKTLSTKDLVEIIGQTIGKKVSVLNIPKFIISLLAKIGDYLPIPINSERLQKLTENYVVSNKKIKKVMQKEFPLTGKKGIELTVKSFNT, encoded by the coding sequence ATGAATAATGAAAATTTGAATAATATTTTAATTTCTGGTATTTCTGGTTTTGTAGGAGGGAATCTAAAACAGTATCTTCAAAATGCATATGAAGTAATAGGAGTTTCTAGAAAAGAATCCATTGATAATGACATAATCTCTTATGGTAAATTAGATAAAAGTAGTTTTGATAAAAGTACTTCATTTATTCATCTTGCAGGTAAGGCACATGATTTAAAGAAAAACTCAGGTGATAAAGAGTATTATGAAGCAAATACTGAACTAACCAAGAAGCTTTTTAATCAGTTTTTAGAAAGTGATTGTAAGGTTTTCATTTACATGAGTTCAGTGAAAGCTACTGCAGATGTTGTTGATGGAGTATTGGATGAAAACCACATATCCAAGCCTGTGACGGCTTATGGGAAATCTAAATTAGCGGCGGAGGAATATATTTTGTCAAAGCAAGTAACTAATAAGAAAAGAGTATATATACTTAGACCATGTATGATTCATGGCCCAAATAATAAAGGTAACTTAAATTTATTATACAATTTTGTAGAAAAAGGGATACCGTATCCATTTGGAAAGTATGAGAATCAGCGTTCTTTTTTATCTGTAGAAAATCTTTGTTTTTTGATAAGAGAGTTGATTGAAAATGATCAAATACCTGGAGGTGTTTATAATGTAGCTGACGATAAAACTCTCTCTACAAAAGATTTGGTTGAAATTATTGGTCAGACTATTGGTAAGAAAGTGTCTGTTTTAAATATTCCAAAATTTATAATTTCTTTACTAGCAAAAATAGGAGATTACTTACCAATTCCCATAAACTCAGAAAGATTGCAGAAACTAACAGAAAATTATGTTGTTTCCAATAAAAAAATTAAAAAAGTAATGCAGAAAGAGTTTCCTTTAACAGGGAAAAAAGGAATTGAACTAACTGTGAAATCTTTCAATACTTAA
- a CDS encoding glycosyltransferase family 4 protein produces MNYLIVFLVLAVLSVVYIKLADKLNIIDKPNHRSSHTTPTIRGGGILFYFAILIYFFSTSYNFPYLILGVSLIAIVSFIDDIITLSSSVRLPFQFLAIFLCMYQLELIHNNFVLLIPILIFGVGFINIYNFMDGINGITGLYSIIVLLGMYTINLKEDILDIELIIYPVLSLIVFGFYNFRKKARMFAGDIGSISIAVLIFFIGILLIKELKSPIIILLVAVYGADSILTIIYRKSIGERLTQPHRHHIYQKLVDKLKVSHLKVSLIYSILQFFINIIVFLNYKKDMVFQLSIILIISITLSTIYWNVFRKVERKHS; encoded by the coding sequence ATGAATTACCTAATTGTATTTTTAGTACTAGCTGTTTTATCAGTTGTATATATAAAATTAGCAGATAAACTTAATATTATCGATAAGCCTAATCATAGAAGTTCGCATACTACACCAACGATCAGAGGAGGAGGAATATTATTTTATTTTGCTATTCTGATATACTTTTTTAGCACTAGTTATAATTTTCCTTATTTAATATTAGGAGTTTCATTAATCGCTATAGTTAGTTTCATTGATGATATTATCACCCTGAGTTCAAGTGTACGATTACCTTTTCAGTTCTTAGCGATTTTTTTATGTATGTATCAATTGGAGTTAATACATAATAATTTTGTTTTATTGATCCCAATATTAATTTTTGGTGTAGGATTTATAAATATTTACAATTTTATGGATGGTATAAATGGTATTACAGGACTGTATAGTATAATTGTATTGTTAGGAATGTATACTATTAATTTGAAAGAGGATATCCTTGATATAGAGTTAATAATTTATCCAGTTTTGTCTTTAATTGTTTTTGGTTTTTATAACTTTAGGAAAAAGGCAAGGATGTTTGCGGGCGATATTGGGAGTATTTCAATAGCAGTTTTAATTTTTTTTATTGGAATTCTATTAATAAAAGAGTTAAAATCTCCTATAATTATTCTTTTAGTTGCTGTTTATGGAGCAGATAGTATTTTGACTATTATTTATAGGAAATCAATAGGAGAAAGATTGACGCAACCACATAGACATCATATTTATCAAAAATTAGTTGATAAACTTAAAGTTTCACATTTAAAAGTCTCATTGATTTATTCGATACTACAGTTTTTTATAAATATTATTGTATTCTTAAATTATAAGAAAGATATGGTATTTCAATTAAGTATTATTTTAATAATATCTATTACTTTAAGTACTATTTATTGGAATGTTTTTAGAAAAGTTGAAAGAAAACATTCATAA
- a CDS encoding SDR family oxidoreductase produces the protein MEQIKKILVIGARGMAGHVIKAYFETLEGFDVWGIARNIQPENKLINLDVSNVNELEIILEKQKFDVVVNCIGLLNKTAEDNPELAIWFNSYFPHLLSKLGNIYDFKLIHISTDCVFSGKEGGYKEDDFKNGVGFYAQSKALGEVINSKDLTFRTSIIGPELKKDGIGLFHWFMSQKTKINGFSEAYWSGITTIELAKAIKEAVAQNLTGLYQLTNNEKINKYNLLQEFNTYFRNKSINIIPNPNYKVDKSLVNTRSNFEYKVPSYNEMISEMKNWMDKYEKIYVHY, from the coding sequence ATGGAACAAATAAAAAAAATATTAGTAATAGGGGCTCGTGGTATGGCTGGTCATGTTATTAAAGCGTATTTTGAAACACTAGAAGGTTTTGATGTTTGGGGAATAGCAAGAAATATACAGCCTGAAAATAAATTAATTAATTTAGATGTTTCTAATGTAAATGAATTAGAAATTATCTTAGAAAAACAGAAGTTTGATGTTGTAGTAAATTGTATTGGACTTTTAAACAAAACAGCAGAAGATAATCCTGAATTAGCGATATGGTTTAATAGTTATTTTCCTCATTTATTATCTAAACTTGGGAATATTTACGACTTTAAATTAATACATATAAGTACAGATTGTGTTTTCTCAGGAAAAGAAGGAGGTTATAAAGAGGATGACTTTAAGAATGGAGTTGGATTTTATGCACAATCTAAAGCTTTAGGAGAAGTAATAAACTCAAAAGACTTAACATTTAGAACTTCTATAATTGGACCAGAATTGAAAAAAGATGGTATTGGTTTGTTTCATTGGTTTATGAGTCAGAAAACCAAAATTAATGGGTTTTCAGAGGCTTATTGGTCTGGAATTACTACAATAGAGTTAGCTAAAGCAATCAAGGAAGCTGTAGCTCAAAATCTAACAGGATTGTATCAATTAACTAACAATGAAAAAATAAATAAGTATAACTTATTGCAAGAGTTTAATACTTATTTTAGAAATAAGAGTATAAATATTATTCCTAATCCAAACTATAAAGTAGATAAAAGTTTAGTAAATACAAGATCTAATTTTGAATATAAAGTCCCTAGTTATAACGAGATGATTAGCGAAATGAAAAATTGGATGGATAAATATGAGAAGATTTATGTACATTATTAG
- the guaA gene encoding glutamine-hydrolyzing GMP synthase, with product MQQHNVLILDFGSQYTQLIARRVRELNIYCEIHPYNKIPQNLDNFKAVILSGSPSSVRSEEAPHPDLSEIRGKKPLLAVCYGAQYLAHFSGGLVAPSNTREYGRANLSYVKEGETFFSNISEGSQVWMSHSDTIKELPTNGVLLASTHDVINAAYKIEGETSYAIQFHPEVYHSTDGKQLLENFLVSIAGVAQTWTPDSFVDETVSDIKAKVGNDKVVLGLSGGVDSTVAAVLLHKAIGSNLHCIFVNNGLLRKNEFTDVLKQYEGMGLNVKGVDASARFLSALAGLSDPEAKRKAIGKVFIDVFDDEANQIKDAKWLAQGTIYPDVIESVSVNGGPSATIKSHHNVGGLPDFMKLKIVEPLRMIFKDEVRRVGASMGIDKNLLGRHPFPGPGLAIRILGDITAEKVRILQEVDAIFINGLKEDGLYDKVWQAGAILLPVNSVGVMGDERTYEKVVALRAVESTDGMTADWVNLPYEFLQKTSNKIINNVKGVNRVVYDISSKPPATIEWE from the coding sequence ATGCAACAACACAATGTACTTATATTAGATTTCGGATCGCAATACACACAATTAATTGCACGCCGAGTTAGAGAATTGAACATTTATTGTGAGATTCACCCGTATAATAAAATTCCACAAAATTTAGATAACTTTAAAGCTGTTATTTTATCAGGAAGCCCATCTTCAGTTCGTTCAGAAGAAGCACCACACCCAGATTTATCAGAAATAAGAGGTAAAAAACCTTTATTAGCTGTGTGTTATGGTGCACAATACTTAGCACATTTTTCTGGTGGATTAGTAGCACCATCTAATACCAGAGAATATGGAAGAGCTAATCTTTCATATGTAAAAGAAGGAGAAACATTTTTCTCTAATATTTCTGAAGGAAGTCAGGTATGGATGAGCCATTCTGATACTATTAAAGAACTTCCAACTAATGGTGTTCTATTAGCGAGTACGCATGATGTAATAAATGCAGCTTATAAAATTGAAGGAGAAACTTCATATGCTATCCAATTTCATCCAGAAGTATACCATTCTACTGATGGAAAACAATTACTTGAAAACTTTTTAGTTTCTATTGCTGGAGTAGCACAAACTTGGACCCCTGATTCTTTTGTTGATGAAACAGTTTCAGATATAAAAGCTAAAGTTGGTAATGATAAAGTTGTTCTAGGACTTTCTGGAGGTGTAGACTCTACTGTAGCTGCTGTATTACTTCATAAAGCTATTGGAAGTAACCTTCACTGTATATTTGTAAACAATGGTTTATTACGTAAAAACGAATTTACAGATGTATTAAAGCAATACGAAGGAATGGGACTTAACGTAAAAGGTGTTGATGCTTCGGCACGTTTTTTGTCTGCCTTAGCTGGGTTATCTGATCCTGAAGCAAAACGTAAAGCCATTGGTAAAGTTTTCATTGATGTTTTTGATGATGAGGCCAATCAAATAAAAGATGCCAAATGGTTGGCACAAGGAACTATTTATCCAGATGTTATAGAATCTGTTTCTGTAAATGGAGGTCCTTCAGCAACTATTAAAAGTCATCATAACGTTGGTGGTTTGCCAGATTTTATGAAGTTAAAAATAGTTGAACCTTTACGTATGATTTTTAAAGATGAAGTTAGACGTGTTGGTGCATCTATGGGTATTGACAAAAATTTATTAGGTCGCCATCCATTTCCAGGCCCAGGATTAGCTATTCGAATTTTAGGGGATATAACTGCCGAAAAAGTTCGTATATTACAAGAAGTAGATGCTATTTTTATTAATGGCTTAAAAGAAGATGGCTTATACGATAAAGTGTGGCAAGCAGGCGCTATTTTATTACCAGTAAATTCTGTTGGTGTTATGGGAGATGAGCGTACTTATGAAAAAGTAGTAGCGCTTAGAGCAGTAGAAAGTACAGATGGTATGACGGCTGATTGGGTAAATTTACCTTATGAATTTTTACAAAAAACATCTAACAAAATAATTAATAATGTAAAAGGAGTTAATAGAGTTGTTTATGATATAAGCTCTAAACCTCCTGCAACAATTGAGTGGGAATAA
- the rfbD gene encoding dTDP-4-dehydrorhamnose reductase has translation MNILVTGANGQLGSEIKELSPLYTKHNFFFEGSKELDITNYEKVKEYISSKEIEAIINCAAYTAVDKAEEEKEKADGVNNAGVANLAKAIGTGKLIHISTDYVFNGENFTPYIEEDLPNPIGVYGITKLEGEQKVLKSNAEAIIIRTSWVYSSFGNNFVKTMLRLGKERERLNVIFDQVGSPTYARDLGRLCLDILDKEEKINKLAKIYHYSNEGVASWYDFAKAIMDFSKLQCVIYPIETKEYPTPAKRPNYSLLNKAKIKKDFNIEIPYWRDSLKECIKRIENK, from the coding sequence ATGAATATACTTGTTACTGGAGCAAATGGTCAATTAGGATCTGAAATAAAAGAATTGTCACCATTATACACAAAGCACAATTTCTTTTTTGAAGGCTCTAAAGAGCTTGACATAACTAACTATGAAAAGGTTAAAGAATATATTAGTTCTAAAGAAATTGAAGCTATCATAAATTGCGCTGCCTATACAGCAGTTGATAAAGCTGAAGAAGAAAAAGAAAAAGCAGATGGTGTAAATAATGCTGGAGTTGCTAATTTAGCCAAAGCAATAGGTACAGGAAAGTTAATTCATATATCTACTGATTATGTTTTTAATGGAGAAAATTTCACACCTTATATAGAAGAAGATTTACCAAATCCTATAGGAGTTTACGGAATTACAAAGTTGGAAGGGGAGCAAAAGGTTTTGAAATCGAATGCTGAAGCTATTATTATAAGAACATCATGGGTTTACTCTAGTTTTGGAAATAATTTTGTGAAAACAATGCTTCGTTTAGGTAAAGAAAGAGAACGATTGAATGTTATTTTTGATCAAGTTGGTTCGCCTACTTATGCAAGAGATTTAGGAAGGTTGTGCCTAGATATTTTAGATAAGGAAGAAAAGATTAATAAGCTAGCAAAAATATATCACTATTCAAATGAAGGTGTGGCTTCTTGGTATGATTTTGCCAAAGCTATTATGGATTTTTCTAAATTACAATGTGTTATTTATCCTATTGAAACAAAAGAATATCCAACACCAGCTAAAAGACCTAATTATTCGCTTTTAAATAAAGCTAAAATTAAAAAAGATTTCAATATTGAAATCCCTTATTGGAGAGATTCATTAAAAGAATGTATTAAAAGAATAGAAAACAAATAG
- a CDS encoding glycosyltransferase family 4 protein produces the protein MKILIVTQYFWPESFRINDLALGLLERGHEVSVLTGKPNYPSGSFFEGYSFSKKSDEDWKGIKIYRSNLIPRGKSGGIRLMLNYLSFAFFAFFKSLFIKEKYDLIFVYEPSPITVGIPAVFLSKKLKVPMYFWVQDLWPESVSVAGQIENKFILGILDRLTRWIYKNSKKVLIQSEGFREYILNQKVSNDKIIYYPNSTESMFGIVKPSENIRKLVPRVPFSIMFAGNIGEAQDFENILSTAKKIKGNTSDIHFIILGSGRKKDYVFQKIKEYDLESNFHLLGSFPVDTMPHFFACSDALLVTLKKSKIFSLTIPSKIQSYLACGKPIIAGLDGEGAKVIKESKSGFTAPSSDSKKLEKAIMKLYTSSLEERKEFGNNAIKYFNDNFERERLLTKLIEIFENE, from the coding sequence ATGAAGATATTAATAGTGACACAATACTTTTGGCCTGAGAGTTTTAGAATAAATGACTTAGCATTAGGACTCTTGGAAAGAGGTCATGAGGTTTCTGTACTTACAGGAAAACCAAATTATCCGAGTGGGAGTTTTTTTGAAGGTTATAGCTTTTCTAAAAAATCAGATGAAGATTGGAAAGGAATTAAAATCTATAGATCTAATTTAATTCCTAGAGGTAAAAGTGGAGGAATCAGATTAATGTTAAATTATCTATCGTTTGCTTTTTTTGCTTTTTTCAAATCATTATTCATAAAAGAAAAATATGATTTAATTTTTGTCTATGAACCTTCACCAATTACTGTTGGAATTCCAGCAGTTTTTTTGTCTAAAAAGTTAAAAGTACCTATGTATTTCTGGGTGCAAGATTTATGGCCTGAGAGTGTGTCAGTGGCAGGGCAAATTGAAAATAAATTTATTCTTGGGATATTAGATAGATTGACACGCTGGATTTATAAAAATTCAAAAAAAGTGTTAATTCAATCAGAAGGCTTTAGAGAATATATTTTAAATCAAAAAGTTAGTAATGATAAGATAATTTATTACCCAAACTCTACAGAATCTATGTTTGGTATAGTTAAGCCATCAGAAAATATTAGAAAACTAGTACCTCGGGTTCCTTTTTCAATAATGTTTGCAGGAAATATTGGTGAGGCACAAGATTTTGAAAATATATTATCTACAGCAAAAAAAATAAAGGGAAATACAAGTGATATACATTTTATAATACTAGGAAGTGGAAGAAAAAAGGACTATGTCTTTCAAAAAATTAAAGAATATGATTTAGAAAGCAATTTTCATCTGTTAGGTTCTTTTCCAGTAGATACAATGCCACATTTTTTTGCATGTAGTGACGCTTTATTAGTTACTTTAAAGAAGAGTAAAATATTCTCTTTAACGATCCCTTCCAAAATTCAATCGTACTTAGCTTGTGGAAAACCAATTATTGCTGGATTAGATGGTGAAGGAGCAAAAGTTATTAAAGAGTCTAAATCAGGTTTTACAGCCCCATCAAGTGACTCTAAAAAATTAGAAAAAGCAATTATGAAGTTGTATACATCTTCATTAGAAGAACGAAAAGAGTTTGGGAATAATGCCATAAAATATTTTAATGATAATTTTGAAAGAGAGAGGTTATTGACCAAGCTTATAGAAATTTTTGAAAATGAATAA
- a CDS encoding LysM peptidoglycan-binding domain-containing protein has product MKKLQFLILTGILTFTISCGQQKRYVSYKVQEGESINDIAQRLNMNKKDLLRLNPDVGDNPIANTVIVIPNPKIKNRNSSVTTNEEYAVVKEDKEKIESNPNTLDETKNHSENFQTKVVKSYETHQVQKGETVYRLTKLYNISKEELCKLNPEFPELKNNVLKVGQTLKVKAIEETITINKEEVLQQYLTHTVKSKETIFSLTRFYNITKEDLIALNPEYPDLKDNNLSIGQLLKIKPLGEVKETEEFKFYQDSIQENSSMNVAFLLPFKAVDFDTLSAKRIFKGNKLTNMVTDFYMGAEMAIDSLKHQGITINSSVFDTGNRGKNITQILENDELDNADAVIGPFYSDKVEKVAQKVKAPVIFPHFSNKQKRISSSRVVKAAPEKDAYVGFLANYLKNNYAGETIFVVGDDKTSSNKAIANLVSLLKKHDSISTVNVLKPEDGYIKRERFTDKMKAEKHNWVIITSEDKVAIADALNSMIALPDDMSVQVFTTNKTKTYDNVDNNKLADINFTYVSTAFSDEESSDIKAFYKKYRKKNNALPSEYAIKGFDITYDTLIRLASGESLTDTFKEGISFRIENKFDYHKKTFGGTTNNGLFIVKYNKDLSLSRLK; this is encoded by the coding sequence ATGAAGAAATTACAGTTTTTAATTTTAACAGGAATTCTAACTTTTACCATCTCATGTGGACAACAAAAACGTTATGTTTCTTATAAGGTTCAAGAAGGTGAATCTATAAATGATATTGCGCAAAGGTTAAACATGAATAAGAAAGATTTACTTAGATTAAATCCTGATGTTGGTGATAACCCTATTGCCAATACTGTAATAGTAATTCCTAACCCTAAAATTAAAAACCGTAATTCTTCCGTTACTACCAATGAAGAGTATGCTGTTGTAAAAGAAGATAAAGAAAAAATTGAGTCTAATCCTAACACATTAGATGAAACAAAAAATCACAGTGAAAACTTTCAAACGAAAGTTGTAAAAAGTTATGAAACCCATCAAGTTCAAAAAGGAGAAACTGTATATCGTTTAACTAAACTATATAATATTTCTAAAGAAGAACTTTGTAAATTAAATCCTGAGTTTCCTGAATTAAAGAATAATGTTCTTAAAGTTGGACAAACATTAAAGGTAAAAGCAATTGAAGAAACCATAACTATTAACAAAGAAGAAGTTCTACAGCAATACTTAACACATACCGTAAAAAGTAAAGAAACTATTTTTAGTTTAACTCGTTTTTACAATATTACAAAAGAAGATTTAATTGCGCTAAACCCTGAGTATCCTGATTTAAAAGACAACAATCTTTCTATTGGTCAATTATTAAAAATTAAACCTTTAGGGGAAGTAAAAGAAACGGAAGAATTTAAATTCTATCAAGACAGCATTCAAGAAAACAGCTCTATGAATGTTGCCTTTTTATTACCTTTTAAAGCCGTAGACTTTGACACTTTAAGTGCTAAACGTATTTTTAAGGGTAATAAACTAACCAATATGGTTACTGATTTTTATATGGGTGCTGAAATGGCTATCGACTCTTTAAAGCACCAAGGAATTACTATTAATTCTTCAGTCTTTGACACTGGTAATAGAGGTAAAAATATTACTCAAATTTTAGAGAATGATGAGTTAGATAATGCTGATGCTGTTATAGGTCCTTTTTATTCTGACAAAGTTGAAAAGGTAGCTCAGAAAGTAAAAGCTCCAGTTATTTTCCCTCATTTTTCAAATAAACAGAAAAGAATATCATCTTCTAGAGTTGTTAAAGCAGCTCCTGAAAAAGATGCTTACGTTGGTTTTTTGGCCAATTATCTTAAAAACAATTATGCTGGAGAAACAATTTTTGTTGTTGGTGATGACAAAACTAGCTCTAATAAAGCCATTGCTAACTTAGTTTCTTTATTAAAAAAGCATGATTCAATTTCAACAGTTAATGTATTAAAGCCTGAGGATGGGTATATAAAAAGAGAGCGTTTTACTGATAAAATGAAGGCTGAAAAGCATAATTGGGTAATTATTACCTCTGAAGACAAGGTTGCTATTGCGGATGCCTTGAATAGCATGATTGCTTTACCTGATGATATGTCTGTTCAGGTTTTTACTACTAACAAAACAAAAACCTATGATAATGTGGATAACAATAAGTTGGCAGACATCAACTTTACCTATGTATCTACAGCATTTTCTGACGAAGAATCTTCAGATATAAAAGCTTTTTATAAAAAATACAGAAAAAAGAACAACGCTTTACCTTCAGAGTATGCCATTAAAGGTTTTGATATTACGTATGATACGCTTATTAGGTTAGCGTCTGGAGAAAGTTTGACCGATACTTTTAAAGAAGGAATTTCTTTTAGAATAGAAAACAAGTTTGATTATCATAAAAAAACTTTTGGAGGAACAACTAATAATGGTCTATTTATAGTTAAATATAATAAAGATTTAAGTTTAAGTAGATTGAAATAA
- the rfbC gene encoding dTDP-4-dehydrorhamnose 3,5-epimerase has product MNFIKTEIPEVIIIEPKIFGDHRGYFLESFNKEQFEENIHKINFVQDNESKSSRGVLRGLHFQKPPFAQAKLVRCIQGKVLDVAVDIRIGSPTYGRYVAVELSEENKRQLFVPRGFAHGYSVLSEEAIFAYKVDNKYAPEYDSGIIWNDSDLNIDWQLEIDEVKLSGKDEKLATLKELKSPFTY; this is encoded by the coding sequence ATGAATTTTATTAAGACAGAAATTCCAGAGGTTATTATTATAGAACCAAAAATTTTTGGAGATCATAGAGGTTATTTTCTTGAATCCTTTAATAAGGAACAGTTCGAAGAAAATATTCATAAAATCAATTTTGTTCAAGATAATGAATCAAAATCATCTAGAGGCGTATTAAGAGGATTGCATTTTCAAAAACCTCCTTTTGCACAAGCTAAATTGGTACGATGTATACAAGGAAAAGTGTTGGATGTAGCGGTTGATATAAGAATTGGTTCACCAACTTATGGTAGGTATGTAGCAGTTGAACTTTCAGAAGAAAATAAACGACAATTGTTTGTGCCTAGAGGTTTCGCTCATGGCTATTCTGTATTATCTGAAGAAGCAATTTTTGCTTACAAGGTAGATAACAAATATGCTCCTGAGTATGATAGCGGTATTATATGGAATGATAGTGATTTAAATATTGATTGGCAATTAGAGATTGATGAAGTTAAATTATCAGGAAAAGATGAAAAATTAGCTACATTAAAAGAATTAAAAAGTCCTTTTACCTATTAA